GTTTTATATTCAGCTGGACAGAGTTGTACAGCCAATCAATAGTGCCTACATTCATGCTGATCCTTTTGCCCACGTATATTAATCTAATTTGCTTGCATTGGGACTTCATCTTATATGCCTTACCTATTTAtccatctgtctaaatgtctctcaaACACAATGTGCATCCGGTTGCAACACCTTCTCTGGCATATGATTCAGGCATCAATCaatccctgtgtaaaaaaaaaccttcaGATTTCCTTAAAAATCCATTGTGCCTTATCTCAAACCTGTCCCCTCATGTTTTGGAAACACCAACCATGGGAAAACAATATTGACTATTTACCTATTGAACTATTTACCCTTCCCGTGTCACGTGATGCGAGACAATTTCACCGAACAATCCAAGTCCAAGACGTAGCTATGGGCAGCCGTATCGGCCCCAAttatgcctgtctctttgtagggtacgttgaacaatccctattCAAGGCATACACtgaccctatccccgaactctatatctgttacattgatgactgaatCGGTGCTCTCTCCTGTATCCacacagaactcatggacttcatcaacttcaccaatttttatcctgcactcaaatttacttggaccatctccgacacctccctcccctttcttcatCTCACCATCAcacgaaatagactattgactgacctctattacaaacccactgactcccacaacgatcttgattacacttcttcccaccctgctctaTCCACATCTATAAAAAGAGGTACAGCTCTTTTCCTCTGCCGGATTAGTGGCTATTAAAAGAGCCGTTTGttgttggtggagaggtggagtttAGGCGCGCTCCCCGCGGATACGGCAGGCCAGCTGGATGTCTTTGGGCATGATGGTGACTTGCTTGGCGTGGATTGAGCACAGGTTGGTGTCCTCAAAGAGCCCCACCAGGTAAGCCTCGCTGGCCTCCTGCAGGGCCATGACGGCCGAGCTCTGGAAGCGCAGGTCTGTCTTGAAGTCCTGAGCGATCTCCCGCACCAGGCGCTGGAAGGGCAGTTTGCGGATGAGCAACTCGGTGGATTTCTGGTAGCGCCGGATCTCCCTCAGAGCCACGGTGCCGGGTCTGTAGCGATGAGGCTTCTTCACTCCGCCCGTGGCTGGAGCGCTCTTCCGCGCCGCTTTGGTCGCCAGCTGTTTGCGAGGAGCTTTCCCTCCGGTCGATTTGCATGCTGCCTGCTTGGTCCGGGCCATTCTCCTTCAAGAGCAAGAACACTGCGTGAAACACAGGGACAGGAATGATGGAGCTGGGTCTGGGACCGGCTTTTAAAGCATTGGTGAAGGACCGGCCCACAGCTTCTGAATGGCTGCACGTCTGTCAGCACCAGGCGGCGATTTCAGAAGCCTGAGGCCGGcggggcgcgggggggggggggagaattctGAGTTTTATGACCGAcgtgtggggtgggggaagctCAGCCAACTAGAGAGCACCAAAGATCTTTGGAGAGCACAGGCTGCAGCAAAGatcaaagatcctagagcggcTGCAGTGTCATTGGTTGCGGGTTGAATTTCAAATTGCCTGCCAATTTCACAGCAGCCGGCACCTGACGGCCGTATTATTTTTATGATTATAAATAGTGTTCAGTTTCTGTCAACTCAATATCAACTCCACTTTAATTCTTTAAATCACCGAGTCCGATTATGCCGATTACAGACCGGATCGCGTTGCGACTCCTATTGTTGCATTAATCATGAGGTACATAGGTCAAAGGGAAACGGACATCGCCTTGTGATCTTTTACTGTTTTTTCCATCTCTAATGAAAGCGGGGATCAGGCTGAACACTTCTGTGTATCAGTGGTCGAACTTAAGGTTTTATTAAATCGCATCGAAATCTGATTTGGGGAGTTGCAGAAATCAACAATTGTATCAGACGAGCTGGTCCTTGCTCTCTGCCATTCCAACGTGGATCTGGGGCCTGACTGGTGGAGTCTTGTGGGCCTGACTGCTCCTCCACTGTGGACATCGGGGTCTTCACTTCCTGCCTGTCTTACTCCCTGCCTCAGTGTTAGCATTCTCATCCTTGTGTACCAATGGTCCTCACACCCTCACTCAGTCTGTCACCTCCTCCACTCAGGTTATCCTCTGAAATCTTTGTTCTCCTCTATTTGTGGCCCCCTTTTCTTGCTCATGTTCTTTGGCTTTACAGATTGGAGGCCTCagtgccacaaaaagctggaggaactcggcgggaccggtagcatctctggaaagaacggatgggtgacgtttcgggtcgagacccttcttcagttagggaaaagggaaatgagaaatatagaggatgatgtagaaacataaagtacaaggaatgaaagatatgcagaaaagttacgatgataaaggaaacaggccaatgtcagctgtttgttgggtgaaaacaagaagctggtatgacttgggtgagggggggggggggatagagagagagggaatgccggagttactgtaagttagagaaattaatataccactgggctgtaagccgctcaagcaaaatatgagatgctgttcctccaatttgtgtttagcctcactctggcaatggaggagacctaggatagaaaggtcagtgtcggAATGGAATGGAGaattgaagtgtttagcaacccgGAGATCAGGTACATTCAgggggactgagcgaaggtgttcaacggaacgattgcccagtctacatttgatcTCGTCGATGTATAAGAGCCTCCATCTTGATCAACGGatccagtagatgaggttggaggaggtacaagcgaCCCTCTGCCTAATGAAagaactgtcagggtccctgtgatgaagccgaataaagttacaaaaataagaaaatattaaaataggtttctgggctagcttacagcttatatttagtgtcaaattaggcttgcctcaggttgcggtgtgtgagataataaatactataacattgtctcccaagtgaggaggtgacagagaggaagagagaaagagctgagtcatctctttgaagtaagatgccgtaaaccaagtgtcctatgtttatgagggaggaggtggcGAGAGATGCTACATCTCTTTGATGTATTTGAAAAGTAAGATgtcgtaaaccaagtgtcctatgtttatgagggaggaggtgacagggaggaagagagaaacagctagagtTATCTCTTTGGAGTAAGAtgtcataaaccaaatggccaatgtttttaatatatcttgtaccatgtgacacaatgcctttgatgtgatgccttttcctgtacctctgaccatgactaatgtctgtggaatgtgctaaggtgacaaacatACAATATATAATgctatgtaattctgttgttcagagaagtggactgaggacagtcaAGTGTCTACatttggtcacttagctggaattctcgctcccttccatcggccgataataagtaaagttttgaactggtctaccaaacagtttgtgtgttgtctgtttattaagaagcgaacctgtcaatttgttataaaagtaactttttcattggCGTTTTTTTGGCAGGCCTCACTGGGACCGCATCaccagctgactgtgcaagaggttgcagaggttgccgggattggacgggagataactgagctctatcggcccccttgtaagaccgactccctagaaactcccgggaatgtctgtgatccttcatcagaggtTGATCCAGGTTCCccgccgaggttcttagaaacagacacaggtaagaccagttgggctttatatgttttttttcaagAAGGgaatgtgtatgtatttttaggacagaattgtgtatatttttaagaaggacttgagcggtttctctttctctctctctgtctatctctctctttgttttctctttttctctctttctactAAGGGCTcgtcggcctcgttgagacatccgtgatttgtcgggttgagatacgggggatgaggtgtgcgtctggcttattgagacatccgaagagatgtcggattgagaaataagtggcgttgtatattaaagaatTAAGACGTCTGCCaagttgagaaactggggtctcggttAGCTAGTCGGCCTCGTTGAGaaacttgggtcgtatattaaagagttaaaaagtcagccaaattgagaaactggggtctcgagtagcgagtcagCCTGGTTGatgtatttggaacgattcggaattaataagtctgctttctctttctctctctctctctctctttctctctatctatctatggggaatggtcTGGATAACAATGAGGGGGGAACCcccgtccaacatatgtgttatttgaatcctaagtataataagaaatttagaatgttaagttacaagttgaccaaacgtttggcagatgaagcctggccagtagggggcacatggaatgtagagacaattaaaaaagcagagatgttgatatgggaaaggaaggcaggaaagaaatggaagaaaggaattaaaacgtggaaagcagaagcagagaaaaagcatgaggagagtagttGGATGGATACTGCGTGTAAACaagggatagagttaagaaataAGGATGGCACTATGAAAGGATGgaaagtattgcaactagaatgccggtGGGCGgaggaacaagagaaaataattaagagACAGGCGGGAGGTgaaaaacaggtgatggttagtaaaaataaacccagcactggtaaatcctctggaggagacttcaagtctggcacgacgaccctgtttggtagtgaagatgaggagttagataatcctgGGAGACGTCCACCTCCCTACGTCCTACCAGTACCAATGGCATCCTTACCTTTGGCAGCTCCGTCAGTAATATCCATATACCCCGAAGTTCCGACCTTACAAAGCTACGGTGAAATACTAAAGGAAGACATGAGTGAGCTGACGGAAAGTGTCCAAAATGTAGCGATTAACACGGTGGGATCAATTGGGGAGAGAGTAAAAACAAACCCTAGAAGGACTGCACAGAACCTCCCTATGAGAGCGGTGCCAAACCCTAGGGCAGGAGACGCCAATCAGGCCGAAACCATGCAAATATACGCACCGTGGAGACCACACGAGCAATGTATGATACGGGATAAAGCCCCAGACCGCCATAAGACCCCGCAGGAATTTGTAGAATACCTCCGCAGTACGGTAGAATATTATCACGCTACAGACCGTGATATTTGGTCCATGACCATGTCACTTTTGTCAGCGGCCGAACAACAGAAGTGGAAGTATGTTATGAAGCATCAGACGTGGCAGGCACTAAAAACCGTGCAGGCGCATGCAGACGATGCAGTTTGTGTAGATTTTATGATGACCAGTCTGTTTGAATGTttgaagaagccaattaacatgtcgGTGGTCATCGATTGTAAGCCCGGTCCAAAGGAAGACCCCCAGTCGTATCTGGATCGTTTCACTAGTATCTATGGGACCTATGCAGGAGActctgtataataataataataatggatgggatttatatagcgcctttctaatgctcaagacgctttacatcgcattattcattcactcctcagtcacactcggtggtggtaagctacttctgtagccacagctgccctggggcagactgacggaggcgtggctgccaatctgcgcctacggcccctccgaccaccaccaatcactcacacacattcacacacaggcaaaggtgggtgaagtgtcttgcccaaggacacaacgacagtatgcactccaagcgggattcgaaccggctaccttccggttgccagccgaacacttagcccattgtgccatctgtcgtcccaaatacaACGTATACAATGCGGGCAATAGGTCCCCAGCTTTTAATGCTGTGTTAATGAGTTGTCTCCCTCTTAAAGTACAGTCAATGATTAAAACAGACTTAAACTGGTCAGACAACGACATAACCCAGACGAGACGTGCAGTAGCTGCCTTTTGGGCTGATGGTGCCGGAAACACGGCTGCCACCAGCGAACCcagaataaaaacagaatattatATGTGGGATCCAGCAGCTGAGGAATCCTACCAGGCTCTGGCTATGAGACCTGGGAACGGGATGCGCCCTGGTAGAGGAAGGGGTTTTCCACCCATACCACAATGGGATAGACCACGATGGGGAGGAGAATTCCAGGGAAGACAAAATCAAAACCACCCAGGGCAGGGATGATCACGTGGTGAGAGAGAAACTGGTGGAAGCTGTTTTcagtgtgggggagtggggcatTGGAAAAGGGAATGTCCCTCTACTCCGGGGAAGTACGGGGAAGACAGGCACCGTACTCTACCAACAACCAATTTTCCCAATGACCCACCCACTTCCCTGTACAGCACCTATTCCCATTAATCGCCAACCCCGATGAAGAACCCGTAGTAAACATGATGCTGGGGGACACCAGAGTTCCGTTTTTGATTGATACAGGAGCAACCTCATCTACCCTGAAACAGGAGCTTGCGGCATCTCTTGGAGTTCCCATGTCAGACCATGTAACACGATTATCAGGATTGG
Above is a window of Amblyraja radiata isolate CabotCenter1 chromosome 45, sAmbRad1.1.pri, whole genome shotgun sequence DNA encoding:
- the LOC116968534 gene encoding histone H3-like, which produces MARTKQAACKSTGGKAPRKQLATKAARKSAPATGGVKKPHRYRPGTVALREIRRYQKSTELLIRKLPFQRLVREIAQDFKTDLRFQSSAVMALQEASEAYLVGLFEDTNLCSIHAKQVTIMPKDIQLACRIRGERA